Genomic DNA from Bacteroides zhangwenhongii:
AGCAAACCCACGTGTAAAAGCCAACATCGGCAAACGTTGTCTACAACGAGGTCCATTAGTGTATTGTATGGAGGAAGTCGACAACCCGTTATATAATAAAGCTACCATATCCCCATCGATGGACTATAAAGCAACTTTCACCCCCCAATTATTAAACGGTATCATAAGTATAACAGCTACTGCTGCAGACAGTACAAGCTATCAATTCATCCCCTATTATGCATGGGATAACCGTTTTCCCGGCAAGATGAAAGTTTGGATCGATTATGTAGAATAAGCAATATTATAAATTATCTCACTCAACGTCACCATGAATATATCAACCAATATAAGATTCACTATTTTAACGTGGTCCTTACTGGATCGATGGAATATTGCCATTGACCTACATTATGGATAATAGCCTTCTAAAGCAGAAAGTCCAATCATGGGTGAAATGGGCCTTACAAAGCCAACACTCCGATATTTTTTTCAGCCCTTCTAGCAGTTATCCCCCGAAAAAGGACTACAACGGTGGCCTAGAATGGTTGTTTTTAAAGTTCCTAAAAAATATTATTCGGCAACTAAAGACAAACGAGTTATAAATTTTATGACACGCTATTTTCGCTATCAACTGCAGACTCTTCCCAGTCAGCCGCTAGGAAACTAGGCCTTCTAGACAAAATATCGTGCTTGTAAAAATTTACAAATTGTCTACTGGCTTTATAATCTGACTGGAGATTCTTTTCTATTAGATTTAGGTGCCGTCCGGCAATTCCACGGGCAATCACAAGGTATGTATGGTGGTGATGAAGCAATACACGGTAACAATCCCACATAAGGAACCACACTATGTGCTATAGCCGCATCAATGTTTTCCCTCGAAGAAATGAGCCAAATAACAGGCATTAGCTAGCAAAGTCTTTGGGAGATACCCCGAATTGTTTTTGAAAACATTTGGCGAAATAAGAAGGAGAATTAAATCCAACCATATAACAAATCTCACTTATCCTATTCTCACCATCTTTCAACAATTGAGCAGCCCTCTTCAAACGTTCCAAACGAAGATATTCATTCGGACTCAAATCTAGTACTCCTTTTATTTTCCGATAAAAATTAGAACGACTCATATTTAGATTATCTGCCATATCATCCATACTGAACTCCGGATTAGTATAATTGATTTGGATGACCTCATTTAGTTTCTTTATAAATTCTTCATCCGCTTTTGTCAATGCCATTGTATTAGCAGCCACAAAAGGAGATTTCGCAAAAGTCCGACGCAATTTTTCCCGATTCTGAATAAGATTGGAAGCACAAGCCTGCAAATACTCCACTGAGAACGGTTTTTCGATATATGCGTCGGCTCCCAACTCCATCCCTTCTATCTTAGACTGAATATTTGTCTTCGCTGTCAACAAAATAATTGGAATATGGCTATAATTCAAATCCGACTTAATCGTCTTACACAGTTCAAAACCATCCATAACTGGCATTACTACATCACTAACCACCAAATTCACATAGTTGCCATCCAGTAGCTGCAATCCTTCCATCCCATTGGTAGCTGTCAATACCATATATTCTTTTGACAATTGGCGTACAACAAAGGAAAGCATATCCGGATTGTCCTCTACGACTAATATAGTTGGTCTATTATCTTTTTTGTCAATATGTTCTGCAGGAGCTTCTTTCATTTTATCCATTTCGACTTCCGGTGTCAATGTAATGGTCATATCCTGTATAATTGGTAAAGTCAGGCAGAAAATATTACTTTTCTCCCCTTTTTCCATAGCAAGAGTTCCCTGGTGCAATTCAGCTAATGAACGGGAAAGAGCCAGTCCGATCCCCGTTCCAGTAGTCACCTTTCCATCTTCTTTCTCATTAAAGCGGGCAAAAGGTTTAAAGATCTTCTCTTTCATCTCGTCTGGGATAATCACACCATCATTATCTGTACGAATACGGAAAGATTTATCATCATCTGTATCCGGCACTTCCAGCGATATATGCACGTAACTTTCCGCATATTTCACTGCATTATTCAACAAGTTACTGATAATTTTCGTAAATGCTTCCTGATTGATATGTGCATAAAAATCCTGTTCAGGTACATTCAAAACAAAATTCAACCCTTTCTGCTTTGCCAAAGAGGTAAAGCGTTTATGAGTTTCTTTCAAGATTTCCGTAACATTGCATTCAGTAAAGTTCAAGCGGAACCCCTGACTTTCCGTTTTACGGAAATCAAGTAATTGATTAACCAGATTCAGCAGCCGTTCCGTATTCTGTTTCATGACATTCAAATCTTCCCGAGTTTCTGCATCCACCTGTTTCTTTAATATAATATTTTCCAACGGACCTTTTATCAATGTCAACGGAGTGCGTATCTCGTGGGCCACATTCGTAAAGAAGTCAATCTTTGCATGATATACCTCACGCTCCTTTTCCTGTTCAAACTTCTCCATCTGCCGACGATGTTTGTAATTACTACGTCTCTTGAAATACATAACCGCATACAGAGAGCAACCTATTATCAACAAAGCATATATGAAATAAGCACAAATTGAAAGATAAAAAGGAGGTAATATCTGTACCTTTAATGATACTCCTTCTTCATTCCATACCCCATCACTATTAGACACCTTAACCTTAAATATATAATTGCCATAACGCAAATTGGAATAAGTAACGATAGGACTTTCACCGACCGTCAACCAATCTGTATCAAAACCATCCAACTTATACATGATCTTACTCATTTTCGGAGCCTGAAAGTCCAATGCAGTTACCCGAAAAGAGAAAGAATTCTGATTGGCCCGAAGTACGATTTCATCAGAGAACGTGATACTTTTCTCCAACGGAGCTCCCGGATCACCCACAAACACTTCCTTACCAAACAACAGAAAATCCGTAATCACAACAGAAGGAAGAGACTTGTTCTCCGAAAAAGTCTTCGGATTAAACGCTACAAAGCCATCAATACTTCCTAAATAGATCGTTCCATCCTCCGTCTCAAAACTCGATCGATAGTTAAACTGATCTCCCAACAAACCGTTGGAAGTTGTATATACTTTCATTCCACCCGTAGCCGGCTGAAAGCATACCAGACCATTATTGGTAGTCAGCCAAAAGAACCCTTCTTTATCCTCCACAATCTGATAAACCACATCGTTCGGCAATCCGTCAGCCAAACTATAATTGGTGAAAGTCTCCGTATCCGAGTGAAAACAGCAGAAGCCTCCACCTTGAGTAGTCAGCCACACCTGACGATGTGAATCCTCAAAGATACTTACCACTTTATCATAGGGTAGACTTTTCGGATTATTTTCATCATGCAAATAGTTTTTCCATCTTTTCTCGTTTACATTATAACAATAAGCACCATTTGCATAAGTTGCAAGCCAGAGGTTACCACCGGAATCTTCTTTTATATCATATACAAACTTTCCATTCAGTTCCGGTATCCGGTCAAAACCATCCAACTGTTTATTATAGCGCAACAAACCAAATAAAGTACCTAAATAAATATCTCCCGTCGTTGTCCGGCAAATAGAAAAAACACTATTATCCACTAACGAATAAGGTGACTCTGTTTTCAGATACGTTTTTACAATAGCTCCCGTCCGCGTATCCACCACTTTCACTCCCTTTGAGAAAGTTCCTACCCAAAGGTTATCACCAACCATACACAACCCATGTACATTTGTAAAAGCATTGCTCGGTGTGAAGAAAGAGAAAGTCTTTGTTTTAGGATTAAAACGATTCAAGCCTCCATCTTCCGTACCAATCCACAAAATACCCTGATTATCCTGACAAAACTCACGTACACGTTTCCCCTGCAACCCGTTCGCTGCTCCTTTTGGATAATATTTCTCAAAATTCGTATAGAAACGGGGATAATAGTTTATCCCACCGAAGTAAGAACCAATCCAGATACCACCTTCGCGGTCTTTGCACAAAGAATAAATAGCATTATCTGACAAAGAGTACGGATCGTTAATCGAACTACGCAAATGAACATACTTGCCCGTCCGGAGATTATAAATATAAAGCCCCGACTCTGCGCCAATCCAAAGTTCATTGTCAGAAGCCACCAGCAATTCACGGCAGAATACAGACTCTCCACCTTCATCCACCGAAAGCAAGTCATGTAATTTATTCGAAGTCAGATTCAGCTCCTTCACCCCTCCTTTCAATGAACCTACATACAGGCAATTGTACGCACCTTTCGCGAGGCATATCACAACATCGTTCGCATAAGTTTCTTGTTTATCCACAGGAGACAGATAGGGATGAAGTGTTTTCAAGCGGTCTTTCGA
This window encodes:
- a CDS encoding hybrid sensor histidine kinase/response regulator transcription factor produces the protein MKKTLLLLICLVCYSGICHAQVANEHYYFKNLSVQNGLSQNTVNAILQDKQGFMWFGTKDGLNRYDGLSFRKFKHDNRSRQSIGNNFITALYEDAEGNIWIGTDVGLYVYYPEKDSFLHFTELSLEGTRVEHTVTAISGDNQGCVWMAVESQGLFCYDLEKDQLRNHTLKDFSFLTSNVQTFAFDNSGTLWIGCYGDGLFYSKDRLKTLHPYLSPVDKQETYANDVVICLAKGAYNCLYVGSLKGGVKELNLTSNKLHDLLSVDEGGESVFCRELLVASDNELWIGAESGLYIYNLRTGKYVHLRSSINDPYSLSDNAIYSLCKDREGGIWIGSYFGGINYYPRFYTNFEKYYPKGAANGLQGKRVREFCQDNQGILWIGTEDGGLNRFNPKTKTFSFFTPSNAFTNVHGLCMVGDNLWVGTFSKGVKVVDTRTGAIVKTYLKTESPYSLVDNSVFSICRTTTGDIYLGTLFGLLRYNKQLDGFDRIPELNGKFVYDIKEDSGGNLWLATYANGAYCYNVNEKRWKNYLHDENNPKSLPYDKVVSIFEDSHRQVWLTTQGGGFCCFHSDTETFTNYSLADGLPNDVVYQIVEDKEGFFWLTTNNGLVCFQPATGGMKVYTTSNGLLGDQFNYRSSFETEDGTIYLGSIDGFVAFNPKTFSENKSLPSVVITDFLLFGKEVFVGDPGAPLEKSITFSDEIVLRANQNSFSFRVTALDFQAPKMSKIMYKLDGFDTDWLTVGESPIVTYSNLRYGNYIFKVKVSNSDGVWNEEGVSLKVQILPPFYLSICAYFIYALLIIGCSLYAVMYFKRRSNYKHRRQMEKFEQEKEREVYHAKIDFFTNVAHEIRTPLTLIKGPLENIILKKQVDAETREDLNVMKQNTERLLNLVNQLLDFRKTESQGFRLNFTECNVTEILKETHKRFTSLAKQKGLNFVLNVPEQDFYAHINQEAFTKIISNLLNNAVKYAESYVHISLEVPDTDDDKSFRIRTDNDGVIIPDEMKEKIFKPFARFNEKEDGKVTTGTGIGLALSRSLAELHQGTLAMEKGEKSNIFCLTLPIIQDMTITLTPEVEMDKMKEAPAEHIDKKDNRPTILVVEDNPDMLSFVVRQLSKEYMVLTATNGMEGLQLLDGNYVNLVVSDVVMPVMDGFELCKTIKSDLNYSHIPIILLTAKTNIQSKIEGMELGADAYIEKPFSVEYLQACASNLIQNREKLRRTFAKSPFVAANTMALTKADEEFIKKLNEVIQINYTNPEFSMDDMADNLNMSRSNFYRKIKGVLDLSPNEYLRLERLKRAAQLLKDGENRISEICYMVGFNSPSYFAKCFQKQFGVSPKDFAS